AAGTTCCTGCAATTATCATTAATCACAGAGGTAATACTAAAATCGTCTTCGTTCTAACACCAATTTCCTCATttcttatcatgattttttatGTTAAAGTACCCAAATATAATTTATTGTTGATATATAATATCTTGATCTCAGTTTTAGAATCAACAATTCTGATTCTTTATATAAATTTGGATTCTATGTGATTCTGATTTTGTAATGAAATAAtgtattctattttttattttttttttcaaaatacttCATTAATCAATGATTTATTAAACTTTTGAAAAGAATAAATTCATAtatttgataatttatttatttttttacttttttagtcCGTTCAAATTaaattatcataatataattttcattTGATTCGGTTCGAACTGAACCATCATTTCAACTCCACTTATAGCTGAAAAAAACATAATTATGATTTCGTAATTAAAATATGAAGAAACGTACACATATTTATTATTTAGAAAATGAGAAAAATAGTATATTTATGTTCAAAAATTATGATATGGTACATATATTCCtttaaatattaagatccctcacATACATCAATTTTGTTAAAGATGAATTCCACatattaatcatgattaataGTCATTAGTGAGAgctaatttgaattttaaaaaaaagtatGGAACTCCTAAAATATCCTAAACATTTTCCTTATATCTatcttaaaaataattataaataaatattacatgACCTTTGGGCATCATATATGGTCTTACCATTTCGCGAATAGATGATAGatacattaaaattatttattcacATATGTACATATAATTATTTACtgtgttaaaaatattataacatagtgtttatgtacaaattttataaaaaattatgttttcaataatattagaaAAACACTATAACTCAGTAAAAAAAATACGGTaatgtaatatttttattttcagcaATATTAGAAAAACACTGTAACATAGAGTttttattttagtaatattaagAAAATACTGTAACACAGTATAGAAATATTGtaacatattatttttttatattatatcatagtattttattttttgatattactAAAGACACTATTATAACTAGACTTTGatccataagaaaaaaaaataaaagaaaaaaaagataggtGATTGAGGATATTtcagatattaaaaaaaaggtCAGAAAATTATGGAAATAGGAGgtgtttattaaaaaaatagaaaaaaaaattctaaaaattcactctatatttatctttaatataaaaataaaaataaaaacaaagtagAGGAAATGAAGTTGACTTTTCATGTAATGGCGACGAAGTCGTTTTGATTCTCTACAAAACTGATTTGATACATGTCATCCATCGCCTGCCCATGTGGAAAATGGCCACTGCCACAGTGGGTGGTCAGCTTTCCACCCCTATCTCGTCCATTGCGGTGGACGGTCCACAACTTGGAAAATGGAATACCACTCTGCTTGCTACCTTCCAACTCTCGTTTGCGTCACCCAACTGCTGCAGCATCGAAGGAAACTACGGCACACTACAATGCGGGCGGCTGCAAACTTATTTGACCgcatatgattcatccattttattaGTGCGCTAAGAGTAGTCAAAGCGTTGAGCAATGCTGCCAACCAATAGGTTTTCACCGAGTTCATCTCAGTCTTTGGATTATTATCTTTGATCATTGTCTCTCTCCGCTATTCCAGAATCCACAGCTAAAGCAATTCCGTATGGGATATGCTATCTAACGCCTCTTTGAATTCTTCGATAGAAGTTTCGCAGAGTTGAACACCTTGATGAGTACTTGTCGTATGTCATTCGATGTTTTGCTGATAGTGTTCATCTGAACACCAAAGTCAATTGTTCAGATCATTTTGGAATGTCAGCAAAATGTGAGTAATGTGGCATTTTGTTCTTTGATGACGTTTCTAACAGTACCTCAAAGAAGTTGCCTCCCAAGGAAGGAAGTATGTACGACTAAATCTTTTGGTCAAAGTTAATTTAATGTGCCAATACGTactcatctttcttcttcttcttcttcttcccgtgGCTCTCCCTTTATTAAGCTTCTTGGGATGGATTTGAGTGTGGGATTGTGATGGAGTGGTTGGGCTGTTACTAGATCGATATCTCTGGCGGCAAATCCAATTTAAAATAATGGCCCTGCAGGAGTGCGACAAATGAACAAGATTTAGGTAGGTTTAGGAGGGATGGTGGGTAGTGTTCTTCCTTCCACCTTCTCTGCTTAATACGTGGGACCGTCGGGTGCCTTCTCTTTGTTGTGATCCCTCCCCTGTTTTGCTTTCTGTGGTTGGGAGAGAGTCGTCATCTACCTTTTTCTTTTAAGAGTTTGCATGCAACTGCTAAATAGGTTTACTTGTTGGATTTCCAAGTCGCTCTGTTCTGAAACCTGAGCTTTAGAAATTCTTATTGGCACACAAGAAATATATGCTGGTTGAGGGGACGAATTCCAGTGATCAACTTAATCGAGCAATTAGGACAGTGGCGATACAGGAAACCAAGCATGATGGTGGAGAAGGGAGCCTTCGATCAGGGGAAGGGCAAAGAAAGATGCGTACTGGTGGGGCTGCAGATGGATGCCAATGGCAAGGAGTTACTCAACTGGGCTATGAGCAGAGTAGCAGAGCAAGGCGACCGTGTCATGGCCGTCCATGTCTGCCGCGATTCAGGTACTATCTCGACAACCGTGAACTCCCCTGTTATCTACTTGAGCATAATCTCCTGATTCATGAATCAACTCTTGTTTCAGACCTCAAGAACACCACCACCCTTTCTCTGATCAGGCAGTTGGATGGGTATCTCGCAGCATACGATGGCTTCTGTGAGCTTAAGCAAGTGAGTCATCTTTTGCTTGCCTACTGATGCATTCGGGGAAACAATTATCCTGATTTGTAGCTTCTAGGTTGTTTTAGTTGGTCGGGTGTCAAGGGGGAACTCGATTCGTAAGGTCATGGTGAAGGAAGCCAAGCTCTGTGATGCCATGAAAGTTGTGGTCGGAGTAAACCAGCACTGCGCTTTGGTGTAGGTTTTAACATCTGCTTCCTGTTCCAATTGGATTGCAATCCAGTCGCCTTCACAAACCTGATCTCTTCCCCTTTCCTTCTTCGTTCAGGGGATCAGCTTCACTAGCTAAGTATTGTGCCAAGAAGCTCCCTCCAACCACTGctgtaattgcaatacaagacgGAAAGATCGTCTTCGAAAGGGAAGTCGCTAAACCATCTCAAGGTATTGTTTTGTCATGCAAACTTCCTATAGTATATGACAACAAAAATTGATCCTCGAATCGATTTCTTTCATTGAATTCAGGAGAAGAACCAAGAACCTTGCATCCAAGCACCGTCATAAAACACAAAGCAATTAGCCCGAGTTCTACGAAGAAGGCAGATGTCGGAACCACAGTCCTAGCGCAGAAGAAGACGGCAGAAGCAAGGCTGGGCTGGCCCTTGCTGGGGAGAGGAGTACCAAAGCACCTGGAAGCATCGAGGGAAGAAGTTTCAAGGAAGATGTCTGTCGTCCAATGGGTCATGAACCTTCCGAATAGATCTCTGTCATTCACCACGCTGCAGCTGGATCTAATTCAGGAGCTGAAGACCATCCTCGGCCACACCAACTCCGATTGCAGATGGTTTCAATACGATGAACTTCGTAGTTCAACCAATCAGTTCTGTTCAGGTTCCTTCCGAAACGATATGCACTGCATCTTCACAGACTTGGTCATATAATCCTCCTCTTGACGATCAATTCCAATTCTGTAACAGGGAATGTGATCGGGAACGGAGGGAGCAGCCGAGTCTACAGAGGACGCCTTCCAAATGGCCGGCATGTAGCCATAAAATCGTCGAAGCTTTCCGAAGAAGCATCAAGGGATTTCCTTTCGGAGTTTAACATCATCACGAAGCTGGATCATAAGCTCATCGTTCCACTGATCGGCATCTGTGTTGAGGACAACACTCTTCTTTCGGTTTACAATTACTTCCCCACCGGAAGTTTAGAGGAAAACCTCCATGGTGAGATACAGATATTAATTTAATCTACACAGACCAGTCTCTCATTCGTCTTCAAAGGTTGACTTCAATCACATTGTTGTTTGGTGCTTGGCTTACAGGAAAGGATGCTGATTCTGCGCTCCCTTGGGACCTGAGATATAAGGTGGCGACTGGGGTTGCTGAGGCTCTCAGCTACCTGCACAATGGCTGTTCCAACCCAGTGGTAATTCACAGAGATGTGAAGTCCTCCAACATTCTGCTCACTGATGAATTCGAGCCTCAGGTAGCATCCATTAACCATTGATGAACCCTTCTATTTCAGTACCAGCTTTGACACAGCCTCATCCATGTAACAGTTATCTGATTTTGGCTTAGCTATCTGGGCACCGACAACTTCGACCTGCCTGACACACGACGATGTCGTcgggacgtttgggtaagtatccgATTCTCCATGTTAAATTCATGCAGAGTAGCAGTGATTGATCTCATCGAAAGTGGTAAATGATGATATGAATCCATCGACAGATACCTTGCTCCAGAGTACTTCATGTATGGGAAGGTCAGCGACAAGATCGATGTCTTTGCTTTCGGTGTCGTTCTGCTTGAGCTGTTAACAGGAAGAAGACCAATCAGTGACGACAACCCTAAAGGCCAAGAAAGCTTGGTGATGTGGGTATGCACCTTCTCCTACGCGTGTTTTCCATTCTAACGCGAGAAGGAAAAGCTTATTTCGCACTGATCATGCAACTCTGAAATTTTCTGCTGATCTCGATCGATCATTCTGTTCGTAGGCGACACCGATACTAGAGAGAGGGGATTTCATGGAACTGTTGGATCCCAATGTAAGAGAGAACTATGATGAGGTCCAAATGAGAAGAATCGCTTTAGCTGCATCTCTTTGCACCACGAGGAGAGCGTGCCTTCGACCTCGGATGAGGGAGGCAAGTACAAGCCACGTACTTCCATTTGACTACTGCCAATTCCACTCCCTGTGTTCATCCTCATTGTGTCTCGTGACAGATACTGAGCCTTCTGCAAGGGGAAGAGGAAATCGAGGCATGGATAGGCTGCCACATCGATGCTACCTCGAACAGGTTGGATTGCCAGGATGATGAAGCTTTTCCATCTTCGAGCGTCGGGTCGCATATCGGCGTGGCATTGCTTGATGTTGATGAAGATGATGCATCACTCAGCAGCTTTGACCAGAGCAACCTTGGTTCTCTGGAAGAGTACCTGAGAGATCGGTGGAGCCGTTCCTCAAGCTTTGATTAGCCAACTCTTTCATTTTACTTTCTTCCGATTTGTATTCGAGTGGTTTATGAAATTGACTGCACAGTGCCAAAGCCATTAAGAATGGTGGCAGTTTTCGGATTGGAGAAACAATATAGAACGAGAGATTCATTAATAAGAGTCGAAATATCAGTGGGATTAGGACATCATAAAAGAAGACTCCCATCCATTAAGAATTCCTAATCGGCATCGGAGAAGACATCCCATCGCATTAAAATTCGCATGTGTCGGACTATAGGATCTGCTAAAACGACGACCACCATctctatatatagagagaggtCTCCCATACTCTCCTCCCCTATCTCTGCCGTCCCAACTGTGGTTGCAGCGTTGCGCCCTCGATATTGTGCCGGTCCTACTCGAGGTACGTCTCATACTAAAGGTATTATTGTTGATCGCCACCCCTTCTGTGTAAAGCCGCCTGCGGGTAGCGCCGCCGCCCGCCGGTCATTCTCTACAATCAGTAGTTCCCTAATACTCTTAATTTTCATATCAGTCTGTATTCCGAGGGTGTGATACCATCAAAATTTCTGCCATCAAGAGCTGTGATCCATGTTTGTGCAGCTGCAGGTTCATCAGTGATGTTATATCCTAACCTGTCGGATTCAACCATTGGATTGCACGCGTAGAAAATTTAGAATGAATAGATTGACTCGATTAATTTTTGGATAACCTTCGTGAATCGATTAGGTTACATAATAGCGATCCAATTTTATGATTACCTTAGGAACTAAAGGCTCATAAGTCTCTCAGATCTCTCTTACCCTCAAAGTTATCTTTTGGAACTCAGTGGTTGAATCAAATTTATGGTTAATACATTCAAATGATATGAGAAACTATTTAACTTATTGTATCATGTTTAGGGTGTTTGATTGAGCTGATTGCTCCATAGaaacttcttctttgttttttaccagtaataaataaaataattgctCCATAGAAATTGATCTAACTAATGGAAGGGATCGAAGCGTATTGTCCGCTATAATAAGGATAAATATGAAAAAGGGATTAAATAATAGAGAAAGAAAAACTCATGGGAGTATTTATGGTTGCCATACcatcaaagaaaaagataaatagaatgcttctatgaaatatgaaaattacTATTCTTATGATTACAAGCTTTTGTACATGTCTCAATTAACAATACAAGTAAGATATATAGATATAGTTAGTGGACAATATACAGTGGATCCAATAATAATAGGCTAATTTCAATTAATTTATAATCaataatatcaagaagaaaaatgtatatGTACGACTAATAGAAATTATATATAGTAAATCCTATAACAATAATTtacaaattataataaaatcacaATAAATAAAGAGTATATGGACATCATATTaacaataaaagtaaaaaaaaactaatatatGGTTAATGGGTTATATATAATAGACTAATTATAATCAATTCACGGTCAAGATTATTAGGAAACAATCACCAACAAATATGCAAAGAAATCATCCTTCATGCCtcatatgatttttctttttattttttatatgatttctTTTAAATATGGCAAACAAATATGGGTTTTGTATGATGCCTTATGTGATTTTTCTTGATTAATTGGATTGAATTTATAACTTGTTTCCACTTCATTTTGGATTCATGTACCCAACACCCACATACTCCCTAATACTACTGAATCATTAGTGCAACTACAATCATTACCATGAGCCGAATTAGGATACTATGAAAGGAGAGTCCAAAAAATCGATAAAGCAAAGTTGTCCCACCACCTCAATATATAGAGCAAGCAATATTGTCTTATCTCATCATTCTAGAGGCATTGTACGATCTTGACGTCGTGTAGTGTTCCTTGGCTCTAAGAGGCACTTTTCCGATCCTTTTCTTTAGTTCGTATTATCAATCTTAGATCTTCTACAATCAAGGACGAGATGCTTGCACAGAGATATGATTTCGGATGTTTCACACATCATTCTTACACACACTCACATTAGAAAGAGATGATGCATTATTGTATTTTATGACTTCATAGGTAATCTCATCTTGTGGAACATAGCATGCTGTATAATGAGAAAGGTTAAGCGTTTATTTGTGATTAGTTTTACATGCTACATGATTATTTCTTGTATAAACTTGTGTTGAATATGATATAATTTGTTTGCCGCAGAAAAATGCATTAAGATTGATTTAGCCATCAGGAGTATATTAAACAAAACaattaacaatatatatatatatatatatcaagtcgTTGTGTGGGGTGTCTGATTTAGCTCTGCATCTTAGAGAAGGTGGTGTCCATCGTACGTATATCAACATGGCTTCTGAAGAGGGGAAGAAGATGATCACGTTGAAGAGCATGGATGGACAGGAGTTCCAGGTGGAGAAAGAAGCATGCGCGATCTCGGAGATGATCAAGTTTGTTTCCGATGACTGCGATACCGAAGACGTAATTCCTGTGGCCAACATCCGTGGGAATATCCTGGCAAAAGTCGTCGAGTACATGAAGAAGCATTTGGAATTCGCCTCCAAAAAGCGGAGTTCGGATGCTGGCAAGGAGATCGCGGAAGGTAACGAGGAGCTCGTGGACGTTGATGAGGAGATCAAGGCATGGAACAATGACTTCATCAAGGACGTCGATACAGACACCCTCTACTTCCTATTGATCGTAAGTGTCTGCCTTGTTTCTTATAAGAATATAGTGTTGCAGGTATATAGAGGAGAGACTGAGATTGATGGATGACACATTGGTGAACCTGCAGGCATCCGACTACTTGAGCATCAAAGGCTTGCTGGATTTAGGTGTTAAGAAGGCTGCAGACCTAATAAGGGGGAAATCACCCGAGCAGATCCGCACTACCTTTAATATACAGAATGATTTCACCCCCGAGGAAGAGGCTGAGTTCAGAAAAGAGTATTCATGGGTTTTTGATGAAGAGATATAGTTGATCACTCACTCTATATCATTGTCTTGTAGTTCACTGGCTTGACTATATATTTTATGTATGACCCACAAGTACTTGTCATTACAAGGTGGTCACAAGATGAACCAGTGTTGTCctgatttaaaattatgatatttGTTTAGATCAAAtcggtttatttatttatttttggaatTGTCAAGTACTTTTTGTGCATTATACTTTTGCCATTTTTAGTTGTTATTTTGGTCTTGAAGAATTCTTAGTCACAACTAGAATAGAAATggtaaattaataattatatatttatacacaTATTAATCTGGCCAACAATATAATCTATTGGAATACAATCATTGAAGTGGGAAGGAAGAATAGCCAAACTGGTTTGGGTCCTTAGAAATCAAAgtcatgtatttgtatatatcaaaTCATGGATCATGGAAGTGAATGTAAttgatttatactttcttttattGATTCTAATCTAAAAAATAAGTGTTGCCGTAAACTAAACTCCTGCATACTTTTTTTGTGAGTCAAGGTTTGGAATTCAAAGCCTCATTGACCCAATGAAAACAAACACTCCAACATAATGGAAGAGATTCTTATTCATGGGTGAATTCTCAAAAAAAGCGGCAGGTGAAAGAAATAGTTCGTTGATGCGTGGTCACGTGTTCTGACCCGAATTAATCGAGTTGGACAAATTCAAAACGTAGCTACCGCTCTCTCCCGATTTCATCATCAGCATTCGTTACTCAGA
Above is a genomic segment from Musa acuminata AAA Group cultivar baxijiao chromosome BXJ3-4, Cavendish_Baxijiao_AAA, whole genome shotgun sequence containing:
- the LOC135635534 gene encoding protein kinase STUNTED-like isoform X2 — translated: MVKEAKLCDAMKVVVGVNQHCALVGSASLAKYCAKKLPPTTAVIAIQDGKIVFEREVAKPSQGEEPRTLHPSTVIKHKAISPSSTKKADVGTTVLAQKKTAEARLGWPLLGRGVPKHLEASREEVSRKMSVVQWVMNLPNRSLSFTTLQLDLIQELKTILGHTNSDCRWFQYDELRSSTNQFCSGNVIGNGGSSRVYRGRLPNGRHVAIKSSKLSEEASRDFLSEFNIITKLDHKLIVPLIGICVEDNTLLSVYNYFPTGSLEENLHGKDADSALPWDLRYKVATGVAEALSYLHNGCSNPVVIHRDVKSSNILLTDEFEPQLSDFGLAIWAPTTSTCLTHDDVVGTFGYLAPEYFMYGKVSDKIDVFAFGVVLLELLTGRRPISDDNPKGQESLVMWATPILERGDFMELLDPNVRENYDEVQMRRIALAASLCTTRRACLRPRMREILSLLQGEEEIEAWIGCHIDATSNRLDCQDDEAFPSSSVGSHIGVALLDVDEDDASLSSFDQSNLGSLEEYLRDRWSRSSSFD
- the LOC135635534 gene encoding protein kinase STUNTED-like isoform X1 encodes the protein MMVEKGAFDQGKGKERCVLVGLQMDANGKELLNWAMSRVAEQGDRVMAVHVCRDSDLKNTTTLSLIRQLDGYLAAYDGFCELKQVVLVGRVSRGNSIRKVMVKEAKLCDAMKVVVGVNQHCALVGSASLAKYCAKKLPPTTAVIAIQDGKIVFEREVAKPSQGEEPRTLHPSTVIKHKAISPSSTKKADVGTTVLAQKKTAEARLGWPLLGRGVPKHLEASREEVSRKMSVVQWVMNLPNRSLSFTTLQLDLIQELKTILGHTNSDCRWFQYDELRSSTNQFCSGNVIGNGGSSRVYRGRLPNGRHVAIKSSKLSEEASRDFLSEFNIITKLDHKLIVPLIGICVEDNTLLSVYNYFPTGSLEENLHGKDADSALPWDLRYKVATGVAEALSYLHNGCSNPVVIHRDVKSSNILLTDEFEPQLSDFGLAIWAPTTSTCLTHDDVVGTFGYLAPEYFMYGKVSDKIDVFAFGVVLLELLTGRRPISDDNPKGQESLVMWATPILERGDFMELLDPNVRENYDEVQMRRIALAASLCTTRRACLRPRMREILSLLQGEEEIEAWIGCHIDATSNRLDCQDDEAFPSSSVGSHIGVALLDVDEDDASLSSFDQSNLGSLEEYLRDRWSRSSSFD
- the LOC135636444 gene encoding SKP1-like protein 1A, translating into MASEEGKKMITLKSMDGQEFQVEKEACAISEMIKFVSDDCDTEDVIPVANIRGNILAKVVEYMKKHLEFASKKRSSDAGKEIAEGNEELVDVDEEIKAWNNDFIKDVDTDTLYFLLIASDYLSIKGLLDLGVKKAADLIRGKSPEQIRTTFNIQNDFTPEEEAEFRKEYSWVFDEEI